TTGGGAGTTTAGGAGAGCTTTCTGTTCCTCTCCTTCACCCTGTCTGGGCTGGAagttccattttctttttcctctcacaTGATTCTTTTTAAGGTGAAAATTCTTGACTTTGGATTCTGTCAGCCCCATTGGGGTTGGGAATTTCAGATTGGGAATGGTCTCCTCCTAAAAGGAGAATAACTCCAAAGAGCACAGGGTGGACACAGTGCTTTGACCTGCAGAGATTGGAAACTTTTCCACAAAATTTCACCCAGCCAGGTGATCCCACAGCTCATTCTGGGATGTCAATACCTGCATTGTTGGGAATGCAGAAATCCCCCGTGCCAgatccagagcagctggattagtgctgagctgcctgggaaTTCCAGACCTTGTGCAAGGACCTGCAAATCCCAGGGACCAGACCCGGAATGGCAACACAAATATTCTCTTGGTGTGTTGCTTTAGATATTTGCAGAGGTGtggaggggttttttccctttcatccaTGATTTCCTCCTTCCAAAACTGTTGCTTTTTGGGTTGATGCAACATTGAGTTTTTGTCACATGGAGCATCTTGCTGTCAGGGAAAACCACCCTTCACCTGCTTGTTTCAGGAAGAATTTGAGGGAGTTTTTCATCAAAAcacctgaaataaaaaattctattGTTTTacaatatttatgtaaatattcTACTTCCCACACTGGCCAGTGGTGTAAACTGGTGGCACATGAAACCAGACATGACAGCCTGGGAGTCTGGTTGTCTTTGGAGATAAAAATGTCGCTTTTTTAAACTaacatttctaattttaaatacCTGAAACCATTTTTAACATGCAACTGATCTGCATGATCCTTCCCCACTGCCACCCTCAATTATTGCCATCCTCCTCCCCAAAACAGGtgattttgcaaaaaaatcccttcagcTGGGATCAAAGCTTCCCCTTtggaagaggaaatgaaaaatgaaaagtccAGGTGGCTCATGGGAGctggtttgggttatttttggaGGGATGAAGCTGAGGATGGTGTCACCTTTGGGAGGGGAACCCCCAAATTCATTTCTGGAAGTGTCTGTGTATCAGAGCCGACCAAAACCGAGAAGGATTTGATCTTTGCCTGGAATGCAGCCCCCAGCTCTTCCACAGAAAAACAccagcagctttgcagccaAGAGCAGCATTTTTGGGTCAGTAAATTCCCTCCCACGGGAGCCCAGGCCGGGCTGTGCCGTGTCAGGGACTGGGAGCCCGAGCCTGCGTGGGCCAGGGAGTCCTGAGCACAGTCTGGGGTTCATTAGAACAGTCTGGGCTTCATTAGAACAGTCTGGGGTTCATCAGCACAGTCTGGGGTTCATTAGAACAGTTTGGGGTTCATTAGACACAGTCTGGGGTTCATTAGAACAGTTTGGGGTTCATTGGCACAGTTTGGGGTTCATTAGAACAGTTCGGGGTTCATTAACAGGTTCATTAGCACACTTTGGGGTTCATTGGCACAGTCTGGGGTTCATTAGACACAGTTTGGGGTTCACTGGCACACTTTGGGGTTCATGGGCACAATTTGGGGTTCATGGGCACAATTTGGGGTTCATTAACACAGTTCGGGGTTCATTATCAGGTTCATTAGCACACTCTGGGGTTCATGGGCACAGTTTGGGGTTCATTAGCACAGTCTGGGGTTCATTAACAGGTTCATTAATAGGTTCATTAGCCACTTTGGGGTTCATTAGCCACTTTGGGGTTCATGAACAGGTTCATTAGCCACTTTGGGGTTCATTGGCACAGTCTGGGGTTCATTAACAGGTCCATTAATAGGTTCATTAGCCACTTTGGGGTTCATTAGCCACTTTGGGGTTCATTAACAGGTTCATTAGCCACTTTGGGGTTCATTAGCCGCGTTTCCCTCccttcatccccatccccttccTGGGGCAAATTAATTCTTTGATTAATCTGGACGTTTGTTCTGATTGCTGTTCTGATCGCTCTAAATCGGGGACAggttccctgagctgtgggacagggacaccggggCCTGTGGCCCCTTTCCTACCGAGGAAACGCGCTGGGATGTAGCAATGTCACCattgttttgttctcttttttattaCAATCCTGCGCCACTGTTGCAGTGCCCTGGCCCGGCCCTGCTCCTACACAGTAGGACGGGCTGGGCCGTGTGTCCCCCGTGGTGTCCCCAAGGGGCGACAGCAACTCCCACCCcccaaacagaaaataaattagaatttaaaaaaagcaaaagcagggGGATGTGAGACACGGAAACCTTGTCACAGCAGtatggggacagggggatggaTCCCGGTCACCTCTGCTGGGAGACACAGGGACCCATCGCCCTGCTGGTGACACCAGGACCATCCTGGTGACACGGGGACCGTCCTGGTGACACGGGGACCCTGATGGCTCTACAGGGAGCTGGCCAGGGGGACCGTACACCCAGGCAAGGGACGGTGACAGCCCGGGGTCCCCTCAGCCACAGCGAGATTGTCCGGGGGGTCTCAGAGCTGTCCCGGGGGTCTCTCAGGGTGTCCCGGGGGTCTCAGGGCTGTCCCGGAGGTCTCAGGGCTGTCCCGGGGGTCTCTCAGAACTGTCCTGGGGGTCTCAGAGCCGTCCCGGGGGTCTCTTAGGGCTGTCCCGGGGGTCTCAGGGCTGTCCCGGGGGTCTCTCAGAGCTGTCCTGGGGGGTCTCCCAGGGCTGTCCCGGGGTCTCTCAAGGTGTCCCGGGGGTCTCTCAGGGTGTCCCGGGGGTCTCCCAGGGCTGTCCCGGGGTCTCTCAGGGTGTCCCGGGGGTCTCAGGACTGTCCCGGGGGTCTCTCAGAGCTGTCCCGGGGGTCTCAGAGCTGTCCCGGGGTCTCTCAGAGCTGTCCCGGGGGTCTCAGGGTGTCCCGGGGGTCTCTCAGGGTGTCCCGGGGGTCTCCCAGGGCTGTCCCGGGGCcgcgggcagcagcagcggcttGGGGAGCAGGGGGGGTTTCAGGGACAGGGAGCGCTCCAGGAGTCCGTGGCGGGGCGCCCAGGCCGAGCCCCCCGGGGTCCCCAGCGAGTGCATGCGGGTGAGGCCCCGCGCCGGCCCGGGGGGGCTCACCGGGACCCCCCCCAGCGAGTGGCTCTGCGCCAGCGgccgccgcggggccggggggctgTCGGGGGGCAGGTCCACCCGCAGCGGGGCCCGGTCGTGGGGGCCcagcggggccgcggggcccgCGCAGCGAGGCAGGACCCGGTTGGCGAAGGAGCCGCTGCTCGCGGGGGTCCCGGGCCACGCCGAGCCCCCCTGCAGCCGCTGCACAAGCTcgggggggcccggcccggggggctCCGCGGGCtccggggctgcggcggggccgcgccggggctcccggggccggggggcgcgggcggggggcAGCGCGGGGGGCTCCGGTTTGGGCTGGGGGTCGGGGTCCGGTTCGGGTTCGGGCTCGGCCCGCGGGGGCAGAGCCGGGTACAGGCGGGGCacgggcggcggggccggggtccGGGGGGCGCACGGCGGCTCCGGGGGGGCTTTGGGGACGGCGGGGCGCTGGCAGCAGGTGGCCACCAGCCCGGTGGCCAGCGCTCCCAGGGCGAAGGCGCCCAGCACGCAGCCCACgagcaccggcaccggcaccgtGGCTTCGGGCTCCGGCCCGGGGTGCCGCACCCCTGCGGGACCTCCCGTCAGAAACCCCCCGAGACCCCCAGCTCCCACTCACACCCCGGCTCCCCCTCCGTCCGTGGGCTCCCCCCTCATCCTCTCCTGTTCCTGGGGTCCCTCCTGGTCATTGGGGTCCCCCCACCCCAGCgtccttccccttccctggggtccctctcctgtccctgggggGTCTCTTACTTGTCCCTGGGGCCCCCCCGACTCCACAGTCCCTCCCCAAACCCTGGGGTCTCTCGCCCACCCCTGGGACGCCCCTCCCTTGTCCCCAGGGTCTCTCCCCAGGGTACTCAGCAATGTCACTGACCGTGGGCCAGGTCCCCGTCCTCGTCACTGTCCCGTGCAGCCCCTGCGAGAGGAGAGCGGGGTCGGGCCAGCCCCCCTCGTGTCCCTTGGACCCACTCGTGTCCCCCCCACGCCCTCCCCATCCTCTGGCATCACCCACGCGTGCCAGAGCCACCCCATGACCTCATCTCTCCAGAAACCCCCGAGCATTCCCACgtccccagtgttcccagtgctcccagttcacCTTGGCAGCTCCCGCTGATGCCGAGGGATCCCTCCGTGTCCTGCTGGAAGCCACTcctgggacacagaggggacatcACCCTGTGCCCCCGGCGTGTCCCCGCACGGGGCAGGGCCGCGGGaggtgggacacagggagggacaCTCACGGCAGGTCCTCGGAAAAGGGGACGCAGCCCCTGGAGGGCAGCCAGACGCAATAGGGGTCCCGGGCGGCCAGGCAGCTCCTgcgggacacggggacaccgcTGGgtccgtgtccctgtgcccgtgtgtcccctcccagccctcgGACACCTCCGTACCTCGCACATCCTCGTGCCTTTGCCACTCCTGTGCCGCTGTGCCCTCGCACACTCCCCTTGTACCCCTCGTTCCCTTGCACCCCCACCatccccgcgccccccgccccccgaGCCCCCACTCCCCGCTCACCCTCGGCAGGAGCCGTGGCGGCCGCAGCGGCTCAGCGGCAGCCGCAGGAGGCACCCGGCGAAGGCCACGAGCAGCTCCCGGCCCGGcaggtgcagctccagccccagcacccgGCTGGGGACCCCGGCCCCGCGCGGGCTGCGGCACCTGCACCCCACGGCACGGGGTGAGCACCCCAAATCACCACAAATGCCCACGGCACCGGGGtgagcaccccaaatccccacagcACGGGGATgagcacccccaaatccccacagcACCCGGGGtgagcaccccaaatccccacagcACGGGGATgagcacccccaaatccccacagcACCCGGGGtgagcaccccaaatccccacagcATCGAGgtgagcaccccaaaccctcacaGCATTCACAGCCCCACAGTGCCCAAAACCcaccccccaatccccccaacccctcagtgccccccagcactcccagtacCCCCCtagccccccagccccccgaGATCCCCGGAGCCCTGGGCCCCCCCTGCCTGGCGCTCACCGCCCGGGCTCGTAGAGACtgatctcctccagcagcagcgccgtgtccccgctgtccccgctgtccccccgctCTCGGCTGTCCCCCGGTGCCGCGGTGCCCCCGCGGCGCTGGGTGACCTCGGGCCgctgtgcagctgccaggaccttCAGCACCCGCCCGTCCTCGGCGCCCAGGAACAGCACGGTGCGGTCGCCGCGGGGCCCCGCGCCCGTGTCCGCGGCCAGCTGTGTCAGCCTGCGGCGGGACACGGGGCACAGAGCCTTGGACAGGGACCCTCCCCGCCTCGCAGCGCGCTGAGCCTGCTCGCATGAGCtattccctgtccccaaggccacCCCACCCCCGCGGCCaccctgtccccgtccctgtgcGTACCTGGTGCCGGTGCGGGTGAAGAgcggccgcccgcccgccgggcTCACGGCTCCGTGCAGCAGCGG
This sequence is a window from Oenanthe melanoleuca isolate GR-GAL-2019-014 chromosome 25, OMel1.0, whole genome shotgun sequence. Protein-coding genes within it:
- the SEMA6C gene encoding semaphorin-6C, with translation MPGVPLPFVPLLLLLLLLLLAAAPAQPFPRDLAARSTVGLAATAAYPRFEGLRGDNGTARLGLDFQRMLRLNGTLLVAARDHIYAFDLRQDKGTLYPERHLTWETRDRDNCAMRGRRQDECHNYIRVLVPRDAETLLACGTNAFSPLCRTYQVSSLAQQGDEVSGQARCPFDAKQSIVALFVDGSLYSATVADFQASDAVIYRSLSPGQAPLRTLKYSSRWLQEPHFVQVLPYGPYVYFFFREVAVELSALGKVLVARVARVCRNDRGGSPRVLERRWTSFLKVRLQCSVPGDTVFYFDVLEAVTPPQTLHGRPAVLALFGTQPNSIPGSAVCAFYLADVERSFEGPFAELRGATWSAVPEDRVPQPRPGCCAGMGPAAAVVTSGDFPDETLLFAKEHPLLHGAVSPAGGRPLFTRTGTRLTQLAADTGAGPRGDRTVLFLGAEDGRVLKVLAAAQRPEVTQRRGGTAAPGDSRERGDSGDSGDTALLLEEISLYEPGRCRSPRGAGVPSRVLGLELHLPGRELLVAFAGCLLRLPLSRCGRHGSCRGSCLAARDPYCVWLPSRGCVPFSEDLPSGFQQDTEGSLGISGSCQGAARDSDEDGDLAHGVRHPGPEPEATVPVPVLVGCVLGAFALGALATGLVATCCQRPAVPKAPPEPPCAPRTPAPPPVPRLYPALPPRAEPEPEPDPDPQPKPEPPALPPARAPRPREPRRGPAAAPEPAEPPGPGPPELVQRLQGGSAWPGTPASSGSFANRVLPRCAGPAAPLGPHDRAPLRVDLPPDSPPAPRRPLAQSHSLGGVPVSPPGPARGLTRMHSLGTPGGSAWAPRHGLLERSLSLKPPLLPKPLLLPAAPGQPWETPGTP